From Camelina sativa cultivar DH55 chromosome 5, Cs, whole genome shotgun sequence:
cttgtatttgtggataatataattattccaCTTTCTAAAGGGATTTTTACTTAATAAATGctcataaatataattaaaatagtaatatatacttttattacataaatctatattttaagttttagttcCTAGTGTAAAAACACATGAATTTTGTATGAAGTACCCATTTTGTTCTATACGTTTAACAAAAACTTACCGTCCAACCAACTTGTATGCTATTGAGTTGATTGCGAGGTCCATTCTCTAACCAAATTTGACTTTTACTGTACTGGTTATTTTGTACAGTTAAACTATGAACACTTATTCTAGCTTCGGCTCCTCGATAGATGGTCCCATCCAAAACAGTCTCAAGTGTTGCAAACTGTATAAACAATAGAAGTTGccacttttaataatttttgcaTGTATTATAATCACTACACTGGAAATAAGGGAAAAATGTGATCGCCTATAATCAAATTTTGtgctataaataaaatatattgatgaGAATCTTTCAATAAAGCCAtgacaagagaagaagatttacATGTTGGCCAGGATACTCGACCGAGTCGAGATGAATGCtctcagtttcatttgtttgcCTTAAAATTGGTACCATTCCTTTTGGAcaattttgataatttattttatatttatctttgcTTTTATGGCTTTCATTTGAAATGAACTGTTTCTATAACATAACAAAAGAATAACAAGATTGAGAAGCAAAATAttgttaataagaaaaaaagaaattcatatatttataaatgatTAACTAAAACATTATTTGCCACATTTCATATATGATTGAAAAAGTTTAACCATCAAACCTGAATCTTATGGTGTTTCAACATTGGATGTTGGAAAGCCGGTTGTTTGTATATATCCACACAATCAAAATCCTGAAATAATCtgattaaattttcttttataaactaaaaatgacaaatataaagaataaacaaatacaaatagaaGTTGTCGAATCTGACGTTCATAATTCCGTCGACTCCTAAAATTAAAAgcatataagaagaaaaaacctaccaaaacttcacaaaaagaaaacggTTGTTACAGTAATTTGAGTCAACGACTAATATTGCTTTTCGTACTAGTTTACCTATTTCTATAAACCTACCAAAAGTGTCAAATACGAAAATCTGGTTTGTTAAACTACAAATGTTAAGgtctaagaccatctccaatgtatatctctattcttttctctaaaatagagtaactctaaaatagagcattgttttcctccaatgtattactctattttagagttgaaaatagaggtagtgtaaaaaaatagaggtaagaatagagttactctatatataaagcaatcttatcattttctctattttaaagtaaaatatagagtagagttggagcaaatgttgttctataatagagttttgactctaaaatagagtagggttggagatgccctaataCTGTATCaataaagtgatttttttttttataatcgaAATACAGGTTTTGAACTGTTATAAGTACCATTTTACGCAGAACAAAAGAATAttggttttttacttttaagtttttttctattatatgaAGAAGAGACTTCTGCATTGTAGGAGCAACATTACCCAATTCAATagtgttgtttgtgtttcctCGGTCATCTCTTTCCGTTGGTGCAATTGTTGAATCCCTCCAGTCTGATTGTTGTATTAATAAGGAACTTTGTTCATACAGTCCAATGTCATTAGGGATTCTACACTCGGAAACCAATTAAGCTACTGCAGAGATGGAGCTGGAGATAATTTTCAAACTagaataacaaattaattaaaagaagcaCATAGCACCATATAAAATATCCATAAATAGAGGTCTTATCGAACGCTATTCCGAGCCAAGGTTTTTGAGCAACAATAATAAAACCAGGacattttatattatagaaGGTAAACAATTATGCAAGAAAAATGGTAACATCAGACCAATGGTCtgactttatttattatttttataatcccaaaatattgatttgtttgcaatgtataaagaaacactcttaagaaaataattaatttactcaCAGTCCAATATATTGTAAATCACATTAAACTATCACCATATAATCTTGGATGCACCTGTATCAATCTCATTATAGTTATGGTAACTTACTTACCTTTTTCCGCACTGATAACATGAGACACAATGACCATAACATGAGAGGAAGAAACAATTTTCTACAAATTTGCTTAAGAATTGCTAATtataacaacatcatcatttttGACAAGTTTTTAGGAACAAAATACGAAAAGAAGGAGATAAGGGAACAAAATTTACTTGTAATAAACTACCTAACGTAGGAAACCATAATACATACTTCCCCGTTTTAAATTACTTGTCGTTTAAACTACCTAATGTAGGAAACCAAGCAGGAGCTTTAACACTTGTCACTTTGATGCTACTTCTCAATCACACTCTTCGGAGACCATCATCACCTCTTCTCAAATATCTTCCACAAGTTGCTAAATCAAATTTCAGCTAAGCCCTTTTCACcaaaatctttccttttttccattatttactaaaaaaacgATTCTTTGGCTCACTCACACTATTATACTAGCAAGCTTTCTCATCGAACTCTGCGTGAATGATGTTTGTATTATCTATCAGTCATGGTTCGAAAAATAATGTACGAAATTAATTGACAAAACTTCCATATGAATCCTAGAATTGTATGTAGGTTCTCATATCTTAGAATCAAAGTATTTTTACGGATGCATGTACCTTATATGTACCTTTCAATAACATAACATTACTGATTAAATTAAATGGGTTGAAACCATGtaaaaatagcaaaattaaGTGATTTTTATTATCACTTATGTAATCTTTACTTTAAAAAGCAACACAGCcagaaaaattaacaaagtaaacaaatctttaacttttgacaaaaaaaaaattaagaaaagtaaacaaatttttaataatacaaattacatatataaattaggtAGTAGTAAGCAAGAAGTCTGTTGTGAGTCTTGTAATTGTGAGCCTTCACGTAATTGTGAGGAAGTAGGCGCAGGAAACGGCGACGCATGTGgctatgatttttatatatgagttgACTTATATCTTTTGGTTTTCGTTGACTTTATATGAAATTACTGAAATATAGTGAAAGAATCGATATCAATatattgtaacttgtaagactTTGATTGCTAATTTGTACACATTAATGTTACAGGAAACATTTTTTTGGACGTTATTTAAACCAGTGGGCTGGCATGTTACATGTACATATGTAGCCGACTTATAGTCAACTCCttgttacattttttgtttttggtaatatggtaaaaaaactaatttttatttttgatacgAGTGATTGCACCTAAATGATTGAAGACCATATTGTTCAAATAGATGGAAAAACACGCTTTCAATTATCGCTACTACGTGTCTAACTTGAACTTGTAACTAGGACTCTAATGATTTCATATGCATATAACATATGTATTGTAGAGCAAATTTGGTTgacataaaaatagaaaagatagTGTATATCAACGGCTGCTAGTCTCGAAGGCTAGTGGAACGACAAGCCTCGACGTGAAacttggttgacaaaaaaaaaaaaaaattcgggTTTATACCATGTCAATAACTAAGTTAGAAGTGCTTATTGAGTTCCAGCAAGTTACAGCACGACTTGAAGAATACGATTTGTGCGTGTATTTATTTAGAGTTTTAAGGATTGTAATTCATATCATTTGTTTTGGCATTGACTTTAACAAAAATCAACTCTTCAATCTCGAGTCAACGTAAACTTTGGCTATAAATAAGTCAACAATTCATTCCTTGTAATTCGAACATATATAGCTCAGCCttaatcatcttcatctttacTCTTTAAAGTGAAACTAGTTATTAACGAGAAAATTAATATGGCTCCACCACCTCCTTCACCGCCGTCGGTTACGTTGAGGACAGTACTCCTCCTCTTTAGGGTTTTGACAGCGGCTTTCTTGGTTATAACGGTGGTCCTCATCAGCACCAACACCGTCACCCTCGAAATTTCAAGAACGTCTATCAAATTGCGTTTTAACGATGTGTATGCTTTTAGGTACGTAAATTCAgtgaattatattttctttacatATGTTTATTCTATATTCGGAGTCAGTTTTAAGTCTTGTGGcaattcctttttcttaaacatataaaaataaactttactaactcttattttacatttcttttggtTGGATTTGTTCTATTGTAAAGATACATGCTGTCTGCTGCCGTCATCGGACTACTTTACGCCCTCGTACAACTGTTCTTGCAAATCACTCAATTCGCCACCGGAACTACACATCCTCTTAATTATCAATTCAATTTCTATGGTGATAAGGTATTTAACTTTATAACTATTTTTGTAGATAAGGTTATAGTTTGTAGATAAGATCTCAACTTGgtccatattatatataactcTAGTCTAGTATACACAATGAGAGCGGTCATACACATTGATTTGAATCACAAAATGAAAAACTTGTTAATGTTTGTTAAAATTTGGACAGATAATATCATATTTACTTGCAACGGGTTCTGCGGCTGGGTTTGGAGTGAGCAAAGATTTGAAAGACACATACCTAGCATTTATAGTGTTTGATTCGACTGATCCTGTGGATGAGTTCTTCAGTAAAGGATACGCAGCGGCCAGTCTTCTCCTCTTGGCTTTCGTCTCTCTTGCCGTTTTATCCGTTTTCTCATCCCTTGCTCTTTCTAAGCAACCAATTCAAAACTcataaacacacatatatatcatTGTATCCCTACATGCATTCCTTCATTCTAATTCATGGTTCTCCCACCAAATGTGgaattcaataaaattatattatatgcttTTTAAGATTCTTTGGTCACGTTCCGAATACATAGCTCGCAAGGTTATGTTTTGTATTTACTATTTCTGTAAACATGTGTAGCCAACCTCTGGTCAACTTTTTAACTGTTCCCTAAGGCTAAACACataatgaaaattataattggGCGAAGGAAGATCATGTTAGCGTATAAAAATTATAACCTTTATTTAGTCATAAACAATCTCACATGCAAATAAGCATAAGAAAACACATTAGCTGAATTTGCAGTTTGTATAGAAATTATCCTACAACGTATTAATGCATCGCCTAAAATTATCCATATTatgatttttgtaaaataatacaaaaaaaattaaaatttaacgtTGACATTAACGAATCATCAACTCCTATCTTTCTAGTCGACGAGATATATTTGCTTATTGACTGgcattgtctttgttttttttgaccAATACTGTAATCGATGTCTTCTTCTACATTAACAACTAGTATTATCTTTAATACTCCTCTTATATTACCCCATTTTAAAAAGGTGTTTTTAGTTTtcgatatattttaaaaagctACTTGTTGAGTTGTTTCATTGAAGATAATAATCCTTTATCCTTGATGCTATAATTGTGTCATCCTCCTCACTATCCAATAGCGTCACCATCGAATCTCAGGGAAACTCTTTGATATCTTAGGAGCTGTCAGCTGTGACTCAAGTTTCAGTCTTTGTTGACCAAACCTTCCGTGTGCAAATCTCAATTTCTCAACTAAATGAACTCATTGAGAAATTGTATAAGATCTTTATAACCAACAATGTAAACTAAATGTGAACGTTGATCGCTAAATTGGACGCCGTGTTATAAGAAGCCCTTCGTCCCGTAGTCAAActcttatctttattttttttatttttttcctaaacaaATATTGCATAGAAAATTGATAGAACGGCTTCGAATTTTCGCCGCTAGAGAGATGTCCATGAATCAATTAACAGCCTAGCAGCAGTTAcaccaaataattatatatgagCGCGTAGCTTATCATTCCAGGCTATATATATCCTCACAAGCTTCTTTCTTAAGAGTCTTTACCTTAATTTCAACTTAATTAGTTTAAGGTCGGATGATGTTTTCTCTGACGTCAAAGGTTGGTATGTTTATAAAGTTTGAGacataaaaaatattctatgaaattttttatatatcacatttttttATGGTAAGCTAGACGTGGTGATCCAGTTTCAGCACGACTTGAACAATAAACTTtggtatattttgtttgtttgacattTACCGTCATTACTTGGTCCCATGCCATAGAGCAAAAGTCAACTCTTATCTCTCTAGCaagttttagttataaaattaattgaaaatattccATGAATTGTATTTGAACATCTCAGGCTTTTATCTTCATCTTACTCTTTGAAACCCAATTTTAAGAAGATCATTAAAAAGCGTACTTGTCAATTCTATGCATGGCACCCCCACCTCCATCGCCACCACCTGTTTCGTTGAAGGTATTACTCCTTCTTCTTAGGGTTTTAACAGGGGTTTTCCTTGTTATAGCGCTCATCATCCTCAGCACCAACAGTGTCACCATTGTATCTCAAGGAAGCGcatttaaatttcattttaaagatgTCTATGCCTATAGGTAATTCCCCTAACGAAGCTCTTCATTTTGATTTGTTCATCGGTTTTGGAAAGCATAAGTCATATTTaagtaatttgttttgttttttttttataataaaagcaATTTGGTTTGCCTCTTGTATGAGTTTATTCTTAAACTAGGAATCTATTTTACAATTGggtatttttttggttattaaaaccGAAGTGTGTATTAATTCTTTCACTTCTTGAAGATACATGCTTTCAGCTGCCGCCATCGGACTAGTTTACGCTGTCGTACAACTGTTCTTCACAATCTCCCTATTTGCCACCGGAATCAAAGACCCTTTTAATTATCAACTCGATTTTTACGGTGACAAGgtatttcattaattaatgaCCATTCGATTATTGTATTACtagaatgtgtttttttttttttcttctaatttaaaaatgttgacaGGTTATATCATATCTAGTGGCGACGGGTTCAGCAGCTGGATTTGGAGTGAGCAAAGATTTGAAAGACACATTTTTAGCATTAGTCGCATTGGATTCGACTGATCCTGTGGACACGTTCTTTAGTAGAGGCTACGCATCGGccagtcttcttctctttgctttCATTTGCCTCGCTGTTTTATCTGTTTTCTCATCCCTCGCCGTTGCCaaacaattttcttaatttaattcTTATCACTATAGAACTAGTAATGATTTATTGATTttcaatattaattatttgatcaGGTATAGCTTTCTCGCCGTGATATGTGTTGGTGtaattatttatacaaattGAATAATTGTTTGTGCATGTTACGAATTAGATGAATATGttgatataagaaaattatagtTGACTACTGtagattttatacattttcaaaattactgTAAGGTTTGCTCACCATCATCTGGAACTTTGAAAAGTCATAATTCTGGAGCTAACTTTTTAATAAGAGAGATTACTCTTAAAAATATACACATc
This genomic window contains:
- the LOC104785483 gene encoding CASP-like protein 4D2 yields the protein MAPPPPSPPPVSLKVLLLLLRVLTGVFLVIALIILSTNSVTIVSQGSAFKFHFKDVYAYRYMLSAAAIGLVYAVVQLFFTISLFATGIKDPFNYQLDFYGDKVISYLVATGSAAGFGVSKDLKDTFLALVALDSTDPVDTFFSRGYASASLLLFAFICLAVLSVFSSLAVAKQFS
- the LOC104785482 gene encoding CASP-like protein 4D1 gives rise to the protein MAPPPPSPPSVTLRTVLLLFRVLTAAFLVITVVLISTNTVTLEISRTSIKLRFNDVYAFRYMLSAAVIGLLYALVQLFLQITQFATGTTHPLNYQFNFYGDKIISYLLATGSAAGFGVSKDLKDTYLAFIVFDSTDPVDEFFSKGYAAASLLLLAFVSLAVLSVFSSLALSKQPIQNS